From a single Crateriforma spongiae genomic region:
- a CDS encoding Na(+)-translocating NADH-quinone reductase subunit C: MQRRDSIGNTILVALVLCVVCSLAVSAAAVVLRPIQAKNKQLDQQRNILDATGLAMGEYGKPASQLSAEKVAELYEWISEKLVNLEDGSYNTEIDPETYDPREVVDDKARSVEVVAEDYNPGIGRREKVAKVFFVKRPGEDRIRQIVLPVYGKGLWSTMYGYLAMKSDLETIQGLTFYEHGETPGLGGEVDNPRWKQQWEGKLLFDDSGQPAAKVSKGPAPPGNPYSVDGLSGATITSNGVTNLINYWAGDDGYGPFMKKLRTELNEAPAGEETAGVSPSTGLQPTLEG; the protein is encoded by the coding sequence ATGCAACGGCGTGATTCGATCGGCAACACCATCTTGGTTGCCCTGGTTCTTTGCGTGGTTTGTTCGCTAGCGGTGAGCGCCGCGGCGGTCGTCCTGCGTCCGATCCAAGCGAAGAACAAGCAACTGGATCAACAACGAAACATTCTGGACGCCACAGGTCTGGCGATGGGCGAATACGGAAAGCCCGCGTCACAGCTGTCGGCTGAAAAGGTGGCGGAACTGTACGAGTGGATCAGTGAAAAATTGGTCAACTTGGAAGACGGTTCCTACAACACCGAGATCGATCCGGAAACCTACGATCCTCGTGAAGTGGTCGACGACAAGGCTCGCAGCGTCGAAGTCGTCGCTGAGGATTACAACCCCGGAATCGGCCGTCGCGAAAAGGTCGCCAAGGTCTTCTTCGTGAAACGTCCGGGCGAGGACCGTATCCGACAAATCGTCTTGCCCGTCTATGGCAAAGGCTTGTGGTCGACCATGTACGGCTATCTGGCGATGAAAAGCGACCTGGAGACGATTCAAGGTCTGACGTTCTACGAACACGGGGAAACCCCGGGACTGGGCGGCGAAGTGGACAACCCGCGTTGGAAACAACAGTGGGAAGGCAAACTGCTGTTTGACGACAGTGGGCAACCGGCGGCCAAGGTCAGCAAGGGTCCGGCGCCTCCTGGAAATCCTTATTCGGTCGACGGTCTGTCCGGTGCCACCATCACCAGCAACGGCGTGACCAACCTGATCAATTATTGGGCCGGCGATGACGGCTATGGCCCGTTCATGAAGAAGCTTCGGACGGAATTGAACGAAGCACCCGCCGGCGAAGAAACCGCTGGCGTTTCACCGAGCACCGGACTTCAACCCACGCTGGAGGGTTAA
- a CDS encoding NADH:ubiquinone reductase (Na(+)-transporting) subunit D translates to MAAPKPKEVLLGPLVDNNPIALQILGICSALAVTTKMETSVVMALAVIAVTAFSNLAVSAIRSFIPSSIRIIVQMTVIASLVIVVDQFLKAFFFDISKQLSVFVGLIITNCIVMGRAEGFAMKNPAGISFLDGVGNGLGYGMVLLVVAFFRELFGNGSLFGVTIMELDRNGGWYNPNNLMLLPPSAFFLIGIMIWVIRSFRPEQIEEA, encoded by the coding sequence ATGGCAGCCCCCAAACCCAAAGAGGTCCTGCTGGGACCCCTGGTTGATAACAACCCGATCGCGTTGCAGATCCTGGGGATCTGTAGTGCCCTGGCGGTGACCACCAAGATGGAAACGTCGGTCGTCATGGCCTTGGCCGTGATTGCGGTGACCGCGTTCAGTAACCTGGCCGTCAGTGCGATCCGCAGTTTCATTCCCAGCAGCATTCGGATCATCGTCCAGATGACCGTGATCGCGTCGCTGGTGATTGTGGTCGACCAATTCTTGAAGGCCTTCTTTTTCGACATCAGCAAGCAGCTTTCGGTCTTCGTCGGGCTGATCATCACCAACTGTATCGTGATGGGTCGCGCCGAAGGCTTTGCGATGAAGAACCCGGCCGGCATCAGCTTTCTGGACGGCGTCGGCAACGGCCTCGGCTATGGCATGGTGCTGCTGGTCGTCGCGTTCTTTCGGGAACTGTTTGGCAACGGATCGCTGTTCGGCGTCACCATCATGGAACTGGACCGCAACGGCGGTTGGTACAACCCGAACAACTTGATGTTGCTGCCGCCCAGTGCGTTCTTCTTGATCGGCATCATGATCTGGGTGATCCGATCGTTCCGCCCCGAACAAATCGAAGAGGCCTAG
- a CDS encoding NADH:ubiquinone reductase (Na(+)-transporting) subunit B → MKALRDALDSVHPYFEKGAILEKAYPVYEALDTFLYTPGETTHGLTHVRDGIDLKRMMSMVVFALVPVTLFGMWNVGYQATEAVEKMTAAGIDIDYDWHHQLFQAIGFGYDASDHVANFVLGAIFFLPMYIVTMFVGGHIELVFSVLRGHEINEGFLVTGLLFPLTLPASIPLWQVALGIAFGVIVAKEVFGGTGRNFLNVALTSRAFLYFAYAGQISGDKVWTAVDGFSGATALGQMAIAEQDAVGSLASVDYVWGAQEPITWMSAFIGTIQGCVGETSALLCLVGAGILIACGVGSWKIMTGVIGGVVATSLLLNAVGSETNPMFAVPFYWHLAIGGLAFGLVYMATDPVSASMTETGKWLYGGLIGFMTVLIRVINPAFPEGIMLAILFGNVFAPLIDYFVVQWNVSRRKARYATA, encoded by the coding sequence ATGAAAGCACTGCGCGACGCTCTGGATTCGGTACACCCTTACTTTGAAAAGGGTGCGATTCTGGAGAAGGCCTACCCGGTCTACGAGGCCCTCGACACATTTCTTTACACACCCGGCGAAACTACGCACGGCTTGACCCACGTTCGCGACGGCATTGACCTGAAGCGGATGATGAGCATGGTCGTCTTCGCGTTGGTTCCGGTGACCCTGTTCGGCATGTGGAATGTCGGTTACCAGGCCACCGAAGCGGTTGAAAAGATGACCGCCGCGGGGATCGACATCGATTACGATTGGCATCACCAACTGTTCCAGGCGATCGGCTTCGGCTATGACGCATCGGATCATGTCGCCAATTTCGTGCTCGGTGCGATCTTCTTTTTGCCGATGTACATCGTGACGATGTTCGTCGGTGGCCACATCGAATTGGTGTTCAGCGTTCTGCGTGGACACGAAATCAACGAAGGTTTCTTGGTCACGGGGCTACTGTTCCCGCTGACACTGCCCGCATCGATTCCGCTTTGGCAGGTCGCACTGGGGATTGCGTTCGGGGTGATCGTGGCCAAGGAGGTCTTCGGCGGAACGGGTCGAAACTTCTTGAACGTCGCCCTAACCAGTCGTGCGTTCTTGTACTTCGCGTACGCCGGCCAAATTAGTGGTGACAAAGTCTGGACGGCCGTCGATGGCTTCAGCGGCGCGACCGCCCTGGGGCAGATGGCGATCGCCGAACAGGACGCCGTCGGTTCACTGGCCAGCGTCGACTATGTCTGGGGTGCCCAGGAACCGATCACTTGGATGAGTGCTTTCATCGGCACCATTCAGGGATGTGTCGGCGAAACCAGCGCCCTGTTGTGCTTGGTCGGCGCCGGCATCTTGATCGCCTGCGGCGTCGGATCCTGGAAAATCATGACCGGCGTGATCGGCGGTGTCGTCGCCACGTCGTTGTTGTTGAATGCGGTGGGCAGCGAAACGAACCCCATGTTCGCAGTCCCATTCTATTGGCACCTGGCCATCGGCGGCTTGGCGTTCGGTTTGGTTTACATGGCCACCGACCCAGTCAGCGCATCGATGACCGAAACCGGTAAATGGCTGTACGGCGGACTGATCGGATTCATGACCGTCCTGATTCGGGTCATCAATCCGGCTTTCCCCGAAGGAATCATGCTGGCCATCTTGTTCGGCAACGTGTTTGCTCCGCTGATCGACTACTTCGTCGTCCAGTGGAACGTCTCTCGCAGAAAGGCTCGTTATGCAACGGCGTGA
- the nqrF gene encoding NADH:ubiquinone reductase (Na(+)-transporting) subunit F, producing the protein MTTVVFGVVMFTFVVVALVVVILLAKSQLVASGPVKITVNNQKEIEVPAGGKLLGALADAGIFVSSACGGGGTCAQCKVKVTEGGGDILPTEKGHISNREAKEGDRLSCQVAVKQDMQVEVPAEAFETKKWECTVRSNHNVATFIKEFVLELPEGEEVDFKAGGYIQIECPPHVQEYKDFDIEEEYHPDWDRFDVWRYVSKVDEPVVRAYSMANYPGEKGIIMLNIRVATPPPRGPEGIPPGKMSSYIFGRKPGDKVTISGPYGEFFIKDTDAEMVYIGGGAGMAPLRSHIFELFKNRKTDRKVSYWYGGRSLRELFYIDHFREIEKEFPNFQFNIALSEPMPEDNWSGYVGFIHQVLLENYLSKHPAPEDIEYYICGPPMMNQAVFKMLDDLGVEPENIAYDDFGG; encoded by the coding sequence ATGACAACCGTTGTTTTCGGCGTCGTGATGTTCACCTTCGTGGTGGTCGCGTTGGTGGTGGTGATCTTGTTGGCCAAGAGCCAGCTGGTGGCTTCGGGCCCGGTGAAGATCACCGTCAATAACCAGAAAGAAATCGAAGTCCCCGCCGGCGGTAAATTGCTGGGCGCGTTGGCGGACGCCGGCATTTTCGTTTCCAGCGCTTGCGGCGGTGGTGGCACTTGTGCCCAGTGCAAGGTGAAAGTGACCGAAGGCGGTGGCGATATTTTGCCGACCGAAAAGGGTCACATCAGCAACCGTGAAGCGAAAGAAGGCGACCGTTTGAGTTGCCAAGTCGCGGTCAAGCAAGACATGCAGGTTGAAGTTCCTGCCGAAGCCTTCGAAACCAAGAAGTGGGAATGCACCGTCCGCAGCAACCACAACGTTGCGACGTTCATCAAGGAATTCGTGCTGGAGTTGCCCGAGGGCGAAGAAGTCGATTTCAAGGCCGGTGGCTACATTCAGATCGAATGCCCGCCTCACGTCCAGGAATACAAGGACTTCGATATCGAAGAAGAGTACCACCCGGACTGGGACCGGTTTGACGTTTGGCGTTACGTGTCAAAGGTCGACGAACCCGTCGTGCGTGCCTATTCGATGGCCAACTATCCGGGTGAAAAGGGCATCATCATGCTGAACATCCGGGTCGCGACGCCGCCGCCACGTGGCCCCGAAGGCATCCCGCCGGGCAAGATGAGCAGTTACATCTTTGGCCGAAAGCCGGGCGACAAGGTCACCATCAGTGGTCCCTATGGCGAGTTCTTTATCAAGGACACCGACGCCGAAATGGTTTACATCGGTGGTGGTGCGGGAATGGCTCCGCTGCGAAGCCATATCTTCGAACTGTTCAAGAACCGCAAGACCGACCGAAAAGTGTCGTACTGGTACGGCGGTCGTAGCTTGCGTGAACTGTTCTACATCGATCACTTCCGTGAGATCGAGAAGGAATTCCCGAACTTTCAATTCAACATCGCGCTTTCCGAGCCGATGCCCGAAGACAATTGGTCGGGCTACGTCGGATTCATTCACCAAGTGTTGTTGGAAAATTACCTGTCCAAGCACCCGGCACCCGAAGACATCGAGTACTACATCTGTGGACCGCCGATGATGAACCAAGCGGTCTTCAAGATGTTGGATGATTTGGGCGTCGAACCGGAAAACATCGCCTACGACGACTTCGGTGGTTGA
- a CDS encoding phosphatase PAP2 family protein: MLHHPQSTDHESPSDGQRPAAPVDALSASALELLMKPLPRRQPSRQDSGSWRVRNSGSSVSMTEGVGEGFYRPGTLLWLSAFLFLLVPLLTLADVPIARYVANTRWSSDFQSALDLTLVFSHGIGVFLVLVGIMLMAPGKRWQVPRLATLALGGGSVAMMAKLFVLRRKPHALNLDLATTDYAWLWAFDWDLDQIATFAAQTRAFPSGKVATATALIVGLWVILPRGRWLFFIIGAGQLLQPLLSGAHFFTDGIGGVAFGLLWGYVCFSPNLLGSVFDRFAPESHQRLRRRKRDSYALAGEGSGGGVHSEDRDNAESQEDKRAA; encoded by the coding sequence ATGCTTCATCATCCCCAATCCACCGATCACGAATCACCGAGCGACGGTCAACGTCCTGCGGCTCCCGTTGATGCGCTGAGCGCGTCTGCGTTGGAATTGTTGATGAAACCGTTGCCGCGTCGCCAGCCGTCACGCCAGGACAGTGGATCGTGGCGTGTCCGAAATAGTGGTTCGTCGGTATCGATGACCGAGGGGGTCGGCGAGGGGTTTTATCGGCCCGGAACTCTGCTGTGGTTGTCGGCGTTCCTGTTCTTGCTGGTGCCACTGTTGACGCTGGCGGATGTTCCGATCGCCCGCTACGTCGCCAACACTCGGTGGTCCAGTGATTTCCAGAGTGCCCTCGATCTGACCCTGGTTTTTTCGCACGGCATCGGCGTCTTTTTGGTGTTGGTGGGGATCATGTTGATGGCTCCCGGCAAACGCTGGCAAGTTCCCCGTTTGGCGACCTTGGCGCTGGGCGGTGGATCGGTAGCCATGATGGCCAAGCTGTTCGTGTTGCGGCGCAAACCCCACGCGTTGAACTTGGATCTGGCGACCACCGACTATGCGTGGTTGTGGGCGTTTGATTGGGATTTGGATCAGATCGCGACCTTCGCCGCACAGACACGCGCGTTCCCCAGCGGCAAAGTCGCCACGGCGACGGCATTGATCGTCGGTTTGTGGGTGATCCTGCCGCGCGGTCGCTGGCTGTTCTTCATCATTGGTGCCGGCCAACTGTTGCAGCCATTGTTAAGTGGTGCCCATTTCTTTACCGACGGGATCGGCGGCGTGGCGTTCGGGTTGTTGTGGGGGTACGTCTGCTTCAGCCCCAACCTGTTGGGCAGCGTGTTCGATCGCTTTGCACCCGAATCGCACCAGCGACTGCGGCGTCGCAAACGTGACAGTTATGCGTTGGCCGGCGAAGGATCCGGCGGCGGCGTTCACAGCGAAGATCGCGACAACGCGGAATCGCAGGAAGACAAACGAGCGGCGTGA
- a CDS encoding FAD:protein FMN transferase has product MNAFMHVATRSHFWVAALFLLVALGIGQSPARGQQDLVSFAGQTMGTTYSIKIAPPHDSLPDDLRFQVDAELRTVNDQMSTYLKSSEISQFNASDSTDWFDVSDATALVVKRALEISELTDGGFDVTVGPLVDAWSFGPAPRSNQIPDDATLERLKAATGYSHLHVRLQPPALRKDIPDLRIDLSAIAKGHGVDRIVELLQSTGAENVFVEIGGEIRTTGAKPTGPWMVGIQAPDQAMNRPAIAHGLTNGAIATSGDYRNFFMIDGVRYSHTIDPRTGRPVKHDVASVSVITDDCMSADAWATAINVLGPDAGIEAAKAEGLDVLVIHRNQDGYDAAATGQFQPYVDQLTTVKGSDESNAKDESSFVSRVLPLAVVTAVFMGIVVTGMAVGVMFGRRAISGSCGGLNSKTNPDGSTSCSLCSNPSDACKELREKMQADKSAAENVAS; this is encoded by the coding sequence ATGAACGCATTCATGCACGTCGCAACGCGGTCGCACTTTTGGGTGGCCGCGTTGTTTCTTTTGGTTGCACTGGGCATCGGTCAGTCGCCAGCCCGCGGTCAGCAAGACCTGGTCAGCTTTGCGGGCCAGACGATGGGGACGACTTATTCGATCAAAATCGCGCCGCCCCATGATTCGCTGCCGGACGATCTTCGCTTTCAAGTCGATGCCGAATTGCGAACCGTCAACGACCAGATGTCGACCTATTTGAAGTCGTCGGAGATCTCGCAGTTCAATGCATCGGATTCGACCGATTGGTTCGACGTCAGCGATGCGACTGCCCTGGTGGTCAAGCGAGCCTTGGAGATTTCGGAACTGACCGATGGCGGCTTCGACGTGACCGTGGGACCTCTGGTGGACGCGTGGAGCTTTGGCCCCGCCCCGCGTTCCAATCAAATCCCCGATGATGCAACCTTGGAACGCTTGAAAGCGGCGACCGGGTATTCGCATCTGCATGTCCGATTACAACCACCGGCGTTGCGCAAAGACATTCCCGATCTGCGCATCGATCTGTCGGCGATCGCCAAAGGCCATGGCGTGGACCGCATCGTCGAATTGCTGCAATCCACTGGTGCGGAAAACGTCTTCGTTGAAATCGGCGGTGAAATTCGAACGACGGGGGCAAAGCCAACCGGCCCTTGGATGGTCGGCATTCAGGCGCCGGACCAAGCGATGAATCGTCCGGCCATTGCCCACGGTCTGACCAATGGGGCGATCGCAACATCGGGCGATTATCGAAACTTTTTCATGATCGATGGCGTTCGGTATTCACACACGATTGATCCGCGAACGGGACGCCCGGTCAAGCACGACGTCGCCTCCGTGTCGGTGATTACCGACGATTGCATGTCGGCCGACGCATGGGCCACCGCCATCAATGTGCTGGGACCTGATGCGGGTATCGAAGCCGCCAAAGCCGAAGGCCTGGACGTGTTGGTGATCCATCGCAACCAGGATGGCTACGACGCAGCGGCCACAGGCCAGTTCCAACCGTATGTCGATCAGTTGACAACGGTGAAAGGTTCCGATGAATCGAATGCCAAGGATGAATCCTCCTTTGTCTCACGTGTCCTGCCGCTGGCGGTCGTCACGGCTGTGTTTATGGGAATCGTGGTCACCGGCATGGCCGTCGGCGTGATGTTCGGGCGGCGTGCGATCAGCGGCAGTTGCGGTGGGCTGAACAGCAAGACCAATCCCGATGGTTCCACCAGTTGTTCGCTGTGTAGCAACCCCAGCGATGCGTGCAAGGAACTACGCGAAAAGATGCAGGCGGACAAGTCAGCCGCCGAAAACGTGGCTTCTTGA
- the coaD gene encoding pantetheine-phosphate adenylyltransferase, producing MPHKSTAVYTGSFDPVTLGHLHIIQRASALFENLVVGIGINADKRPMFSIEKRVELVQKVTEPFENVRVEPFDGLAVDFVRQQKSSLMIRGIRPLTDTAGEFTMMMANRQLDDSIETVFLMADERFSHVSSSLLKQIAAVSDSDQRLAKFVPPPVLDALRQRMNE from the coding sequence ATGCCCCACAAAAGCACGGCCGTGTACACCGGCTCCTTCGACCCCGTAACGCTGGGGCACCTGCACATTATCCAAAGGGCTTCGGCGTTGTTCGAAAATTTGGTCGTCGGGATCGGCATCAATGCGGACAAACGCCCGATGTTCTCAATCGAAAAGCGGGTCGAACTGGTTCAGAAGGTCACCGAGCCTTTTGAAAACGTGCGTGTCGAACCGTTCGATGGCTTGGCCGTCGATTTCGTCCGCCAGCAGAAATCATCGCTGATGATCCGTGGCATTCGACCGCTGACCGACACCGCCGGTGAATTCACGATGATGATGGCCAACCGGCAGTTGGACGACAGCATCGAGACTGTGTTTCTGATGGCCGACGAACGTTTTTCACACGTCAGCAGTTCGTTGCTGAAACAGATCGCCGCAGTCAGCGACAGCGACCAACGATTGGCAAAGTTCGTTCCGCCACCGGTTTTGGATGCGCTGCGACAACGCATGAACGAGTAG
- a CDS encoding aminotransferase class V-fold PLP-dependent enzyme, with protein MNSTPAPENSSTAPPTSTADDLLRRDPWLWWRNQMPITAKWHYFDHAAVAPLPKPAADAITKFATQASEEGDTVWPQWHDRQETLRGQFAELTGASIDEVCLIPNTTTGINLVAEGWPWQPGDSVVVPEGEYPSNLLPWLNQQSKGVDVRIVPRRDGRVEIDDLFDRVDDSTQMIAVSWVGFSSGYRVDLESLVHRAHRRGVKVFVDAIQGLGMYPLDLSQIPVDFLAADGHKWLLGPEGAGVAVVARRHLETLRCIGVGWHSVKESKAFTATDLDLRPTAARFEGGSANMVGFAALSASVELFLQVRRMHGANAIADRVIGLVDGFEGMLRERGLICHAPVGSMHRTGIVIFEVPGVDAAKVRQSALDSSMVISCRGAGVRASIHAYNTLHELEQLADLAAGLAK; from the coding sequence ATGAATTCGACGCCCGCCCCTGAAAATTCGTCTACTGCCCCCCCAACATCGACCGCCGACGACTTGCTGCGGCGCGATCCGTGGCTGTGGTGGCGAAACCAGATGCCGATCACGGCTAAATGGCACTATTTCGACCATGCCGCCGTGGCCCCCCTGCCCAAGCCGGCCGCCGATGCGATCACCAAGTTTGCGACTCAGGCCAGTGAAGAAGGCGACACCGTGTGGCCGCAGTGGCACGATCGCCAGGAAACGTTACGAGGACAATTTGCCGAGCTGACCGGTGCGTCGATCGACGAAGTCTGTCTGATTCCCAACACAACGACCGGTATCAACCTGGTGGCCGAAGGCTGGCCGTGGCAGCCCGGCGACAGCGTGGTGGTGCCCGAAGGCGAATATCCCAGCAATTTGCTGCCTTGGCTGAACCAACAAAGCAAGGGCGTGGACGTGCGAATTGTTCCCCGCCGCGATGGCCGCGTGGAAATCGATGACTTGTTCGACCGTGTCGACGATTCGACTCAGATGATCGCCGTCAGCTGGGTCGGATTTTCCAGCGGCTACCGGGTCGATCTGGAATCTCTGGTGCACCGGGCTCATCGCCGCGGCGTGAAGGTTTTCGTCGACGCGATCCAGGGCTTGGGAATGTACCCACTGGATCTGTCCCAAATTCCTGTCGACTTTCTAGCGGCCGACGGTCACAAATGGCTGTTGGGGCCTGAGGGTGCCGGCGTCGCCGTGGTCGCCCGGCGTCACCTGGAAACGCTGCGGTGCATCGGCGTGGGCTGGCATAGCGTCAAAGAATCCAAAGCGTTCACGGCAACCGATTTGGACCTTCGCCCGACCGCCGCTCGTTTCGAAGGCGGGTCGGCCAACATGGTCGGATTTGCCGCCTTGTCGGCCAGCGTTGAATTGTTCCTGCAAGTCCGCCGCATGCACGGTGCCAACGCGATCGCTGACCGGGTGATCGGACTGGTCGACGGCTTTGAAGGAATGCTGCGTGAACGTGGTCTGATTTGTCACGCACCAGTCGGGTCAATGCATCGCACGGGAATCGTTATCTTTGAAGTCCCCGGGGTCGATGCGGCAAAAGTCCGACAATCGGCCTTGGATTCTTCCATGGTCATCAGCTGTCGTGGTGCGGGTGTCCGCGCCAGCATCCACGCATACAACACACTGCACGAACTGGAACAACTGGCTGATTTGGCCGCAGGCCTGGCAAAGTAG
- a CDS encoding RNA polymerase sigma factor: MNAIDEQPMSPAQLRQCSVAELVKSAQDGNREAFGELFERYRGGIVALAMRKVRDGDEAEELAQDVFMQAMQKINQLRVPEAFGGWLRQILHRMAINRITRHRGAVVCDPETLEATCAADATPETFAQDREEAAAVRSGIGRLNEMDRDTLNAFYLNGQTLIEMSDAFAAPVGTIKRRLHVARKRLAKEIDVMQAV, encoded by the coding sequence ATGAATGCAATCGATGAACAGCCAATGTCCCCGGCTCAGCTTCGCCAATGCAGCGTGGCTGAACTGGTGAAGTCGGCCCAGGATGGAAATCGCGAGGCCTTCGGCGAACTGTTCGAACGTTACCGTGGCGGAATCGTCGCGTTGGCGATGCGGAAGGTCCGCGACGGCGACGAGGCCGAAGAATTGGCCCAAGACGTCTTCATGCAGGCGATGCAGAAGATCAATCAATTGCGTGTTCCGGAAGCTTTCGGCGGGTGGTTGCGTCAGATCTTGCACCGCATGGCGATCAACCGCATCACGCGTCATCGCGGCGCGGTCGTTTGTGATCCCGAGACTTTGGAAGCAACGTGTGCGGCCGACGCAACGCCCGAAACCTTCGCCCAAGATCGCGAAGAGGCCGCCGCAGTTCGCAGCGGGATCGGACGTTTGAACGAGATGGATCGGGACACGCTGAACGCGTTTTACCTGAACGGACAAACCTTGATCGAAATGAGCGATGCGTTCGCCGCACCGGTCGGAACGATCAAGCGACGTCTGCACGTGGCGCGGAAGCGATTGGCTAAAGAAATCGATGTGATGCAAGCGGTTTGA
- a CDS encoding ComF family protein — MDLVLPPTCVLCSRQTPGGGDFCQDCLTRLSVSRPKMRMGCRWCGVPGGASAAKKGRCTVCGGGASGPGKGWRIDRTHALWSYEEAVRGMVVASKYGRHAAIAVAAAGHLASEILRDLSGDMDPLPDMVTYVPSYWTRRLSRGGCSAETLAVTVANKLDRPFVSILRTRRPIAKQAWLGDRQRISNVRDAFVVKKSYLPSDRFGRAPFGRIKGGHVMIVDDVMTSGATTNEVARVLKLAGADRVSVGVIARAIRQ, encoded by the coding sequence GTGGATTTAGTCCTGCCGCCGACCTGCGTGTTGTGCAGCCGACAAACCCCTGGTGGCGGTGATTTTTGCCAGGATTGTCTGACCCGCTTGTCCGTTTCGCGTCCAAAAATGCGGATGGGATGCCGATGGTGCGGAGTGCCCGGCGGGGCATCGGCCGCCAAAAAGGGTCGCTGCACCGTGTGTGGTGGTGGTGCGTCCGGACCTGGTAAAGGCTGGCGAATCGACCGCACCCATGCGCTTTGGTCCTACGAAGAAGCAGTCCGGGGCATGGTTGTTGCCTCGAAATATGGACGCCATGCGGCGATCGCCGTCGCTGCGGCGGGACATTTGGCGTCGGAGATTCTCCGGGATCTTTCCGGCGACATGGATCCGTTGCCCGACATGGTGACCTACGTGCCGTCGTACTGGACACGCCGGTTGTCACGAGGTGGTTGTTCCGCCGAAACATTGGCGGTCACCGTAGCGAACAAGTTGGATCGTCCGTTTGTATCAATCTTGCGGACACGGCGACCGATCGCGAAACAAGCATGGCTGGGAGATCGCCAGCGAATTTCCAACGTCCGCGATGCCTTTGTCGTTAAAAAAAGCTATCTTCCATCGGACCGTTTCGGCCGGGCACCGTTTGGCCGAATTAAGGGTGGGCACGTCATGATCGTCGACGACGTGATGACGTCCGGGGCGACAACCAATGAAGTGGCACGTGTCCTGAAGTTGGCCGGTGCCGATCGAGTCAGTGTGGGCGTCATCGCACGGGCAATTCGCCAATGA
- the nqrE gene encoding NADH:ubiquinone reductase (Na(+)-transporting) subunit E, with product MEEYLSIFLKAVFVENLALAFFLGMCTFLAVSKNVKTALGLGVAVIVIETITVPANQLIYDWMLKKGALTWLNGLGIGTDVIDFSTVDLTFLSFISYIGVIAAMVQILEMTLDRFFPSLYNALGIFLPLITVNCAILGASLFMQERSYNFPQSCVYGFGCGVGWAIAIAALAGIREKLKYSDVPPPLRGLGITFITVGLMSLAFMSFSGIQL from the coding sequence ATGGAAGAATACCTGAGCATCTTTTTGAAGGCCGTCTTCGTCGAGAACTTGGCATTGGCCTTTTTCCTGGGCATGTGCACGTTCTTGGCGGTCAGCAAGAACGTCAAAACAGCACTGGGCCTGGGCGTTGCCGTGATCGTGATCGAAACCATCACGGTTCCGGCCAACCAGTTGATTTACGACTGGATGTTGAAGAAGGGCGCGTTGACCTGGCTGAACGGCCTGGGCATCGGCACCGATGTGATCGATTTTTCGACCGTCGACCTGACGTTTCTGTCCTTCATCAGCTACATCGGCGTCATCGCGGCGATGGTCCAGATTCTGGAAATGACATTGGACCGATTCTTTCCGTCGCTTTACAACGCGTTGGGAATTTTCCTGCCGCTGATCACGGTCAACTGCGCCATCCTGGGTGCGTCGCTGTTCATGCAGGAACGTAGCTACAACTTCCCCCAATCGTGCGTCTACGGTTTCGGCTGCGGCGTCGGCTGGGCCATTGCGATCGCCGCGTTGGCGGGAATTCGTGAAAAACTGAAATACAGTGACGTTCCACCGCCGCTGCGTGGTTTGGGCATCACGTTTATCACGGTTGGACTGATGTCGCTGGCGTTCATGTCGTTTAGCGGGATTCAGCTTTGA